The genomic window AGCGCATTGAATCACTCTTCAACCAAAAGCCAGAGAGCTACGGCCAGGAATTCTTCGACGCCTTTGAGGAGCTGAAAGCCGCTCTAAATGCGGGGTCCGTGCGCTCCGCGGAACCGGACGCCGCATCGCCCACGGGCTGGCGCGTGAACGCGTGGGTGAAGAAGGGCATCCTGCTCGGCTTCCGGCTGGGCAGGATCGAGAACATGTCCGCCGACCACGGGCGCTTCCCGTTCTTCGACAAGCATACCTACCCGCTGAAGAAGTTTGGGCCTGATGGTAACGCCAGCGGCGTGCGCATCGTGCCCGGAGGCTCGTCCATTCGCGACGGCTGCTATGTGGCCAAGGGCGTCACCTGCATGCCGCCCATGTATATCAATGCGGGCGCATACATTGGCGAAGGGACCATGATCGATTCACACGCGCTGGTGGGCTCGTGCGCGCAGGTGGGCGCGCGTGTTCACCTGAGCGCGGCCAGCCAGCTCGGCGGCGTGCTCGAACCCGTCGGCGCTCTGCCGGTGATTGTCGAGGACGATGTACTGATCGGCGGCAACTGCGGCATCTACGAAGGCACGGTCATCAAGCGCCGCGCGGTCATCGGCGCAGGCACCATCCTGACGGGCGCGACCCCGGTCTACGATCTGGTGCGCGGTGAAGTGATTCGCCGCGAGGCTGGAAGCCCGTTGATTATTCCGGAGAACGCGGTGGTGGTGCCGGGCTCGCGCGCGGTAACAACGGGCTGGGGGAAGGACGCCGGCCTCTCGCTCTACACGCCGGTCATCGTAAAGTATCGCGACGCCAAGACGGATCAATCCATCCAACTGGAAGACCTGCTGCGCTAGCAGCGGCGTCGACCTTCGATTGCACAAACCTCAATAATAATAGGCCTACCAGCTATTCCTTTCCTTTTTGCGCGGCGCGTCCGGATGCGGCGCGACCTCGTCATGCGTGTGCGTGGTGACAGACGGCAGATAGCCGTCGAGCAGCTTCAGCATCTCGTCGGGAATGGCGACGGGTTGAAATTCTCTGTTGATGCAGACCAGTCTGCTCGTGGCCTCGGCGACTAAATCTGTCTCACCCTGGCGGCGCATCTCGACGCGCAGCACCAGCGACGTGCGCGTGCGCTTCTCCACTTCGAGCGTAACCTCCAGCGTGTCACTCAGCCGCGCCGGCTTGCGGTAGCGAATCCAGACCTCGACGCGCGGAAAGCCAATGTTCAAGCCTAGATAAACGTCGGAGCGCGTGCGCCCGCGCGAGAGGAACAGGTCTTCTTCGGCCATCTCCAGCCACTTCAGGAAGTTGCCGTAGTAGGCGATGCGCGCCGCGTCACAATCGTGCCAGTAGACGTGGATCTTCGTCGTAAACTTCCTGGGCGCACCTTCAGCGTGGGGCGAATTCGTCGGCACTTCAGACATGGCGAAGCGGTCTCCGTTTCTGGCCTCGGGTCGACAGCCGACCTCTAAGGCAGGTTGATCGCGGGCAAATGCCAGTCACCAGATTAAGACCGCAACGGGGTCACGGGTCAAGTGGGAAACCGGCGGGACACGCCTCTTCGCCTCCTGGCACCAGCATGACAGATTGACCAAATTTGCGGCTGTGCCCAAATTGCACACTTTCACGGTTTTTGCGGCAGATGCCCTAAATGTGGCTGACGACGCGGTCGCACTCTCCGCTTGCGCCGGGAGCGAAGTCCCCGGCATAATCAAAATTTGCCCGTTCCGCGGAATCCGCGGAATCTGCGGATGAATCCATAAAACCCAGGGAGCCCGCGAGAGCGAAGGAGAATGCGTGGCGCGAAAACTTCGAGTGGGATTTCAGGGCGAGCTGGGCGCGTTCAGCCAGAAGGCGGCAGTAAAACTTGCCGGCCCTGAGATCGACCTCGCCCCTCAAAAAACTTTCCTCGACATGTTTCGCGCACTCACCGCGAAGCGCATCGACTACGCCATCGTGCCCATCGAGAACACGCTGGCCGGGTCCGTCCATGAGAATTATGATTTGCTGCTCAAGTACCACCTACACATCCTGGCCGAGACCAGCGTGCAGATCACGCACAACCTAATCGTGAACAAGGGTGTCTCACTGCGCGCCATCCGCAAAGTGTACTCACACCCTGTTGCCCTGCGGCAGTGTCTCAAGTATCTCGACAAACATCGTCAGTGGGACGTAGTCACTTACTATGACACGGCGGGTAGCGTGAAGATGATCACCGAGCAGGGACTCACTGACTCCGCCGCCATTGCGAGTGAGATCTCGGCTAGCATCTACGGGGCCAAGTTACTCGTAAAAAACATCGGCGATGACAAGGAAAATTACACGCGCTTCTTCCTGCTCGGACGCAAACGCCTCGGGGAAAAGCCCTTGGCACATCTGCCGAAGAAGGCCGTGAAGACCTCCATCGCCTTCGCTACGCACAACATTCCCGGCGCGCTGGCCCGCTGCCTCAGCGTATTCGCGATGCGCGACATCTCGCTCACCAAGATCGAATCACGCCCCTTCAAGGGCCGCCCCTTCGAGTATCTCTTCTACCTCGACTTCCTGGGCACACCGAGCGACGCGGCCGCGCGCAGCGCGCTGAAGCACCTCGACGAAATCACCGAGTTCGTCCGCGTCTTCGGCAGCTATCCGACAATCTAAAGGACAGCACCGCGCGCGGCACTGTGGCACAGATGACGATGGATACCAATCAAACACAGTCGCTGCATGACGCCTACGTGCGCGGCGATGTGGAGGCGATTCGGCGGCTGATGGATGACCCACCGGACTTTCCCAACACGCGCGGGCCAATGGGCATCGGCGAAATCGTACTCGAGTACGCCATCTACTGGAGTCCGTTTCTGGCCATCAAACAGTTGCTGGAGATGAGCGCGAACCCCAACTATGGAGCCGTCAATAGTGGGGGTGGAGGCGCGGCGGATGGCATCGACCACGCCGGGTTCCCTTCCCTGATCGCGGCGCTATCCACGAAACGTGACGATAAGCTGGCCATCGTGGAACTGCTGCTGGCCTTGGGCGCGGACATTCAGCAGCGCGGCCACAACGACTGGACGCCACTGCACTGGGCCGCGGCGACAAACGAACCCGCGGCCGTAGAGTTGCTGCTGAAGCACGGCGCTGACCCGCACGCGCGCACGCGCATTGACAATCTGGAAACACCGCTTGATGAGGCCGAGCGCGCCGGACACGCGGAAGTCGTGAAGTTGTTGCGCGGCGTTGCGTGATAGTGCGGCGAAGGGTGCCGCGAACAGTGCCGCGCGCGTCAGCAAGCGGCACGGTTACGCGCTACCCGCGATGGGATTTCTCTTCACTAGCAATGGAGTGATGACCACCGCGGCGGCGACCAGCAGCGCCACCGCCGCAATGGGACGCGTGACAAATATGCTGAGGCTGCCGCGTGAGAGCAGCAGCGACTGGCGGAAGGTTTCTTCCATCATGCGGCCCAGGACGAAGGCCAACACCAGCGGAACCGCGTCGTAGTCCCAGCGCTTCATGAGGTACCCGGCGGCGCCGAAGGCCAGCATCACCGCCACCGACCAGATGTTCGACGTAACGCTGTAGACCCCCGCCACGCACAGCAGCAGAATCACCGGCGCGAGGCGCGCGAAGGGCACGCGCAGCAATTGCACCCAAAGGCCGATCAGCGGCAGGTTCAGCAGCAGCAGCATGGCGTTGCCCACGTACATGCTGGCGATGACGCCCCAGAAAATGTCGGGATGCTCCGTCACCAGCAGAGGGCCGGGCTGCACGCCGTGAACCAGAAATGCTCCCATCAGGATGGCCATCACCGCGTTGGGCGGGACGCCCAGCGTGAGCAGCGGAATCATCGAGCCGGCGGTGGCCGCGTTGTTGGCCGACTCGGGGCCGGCCACGCCGGCAATCGCGCCGTGTCCGAACTGCTCAGGATGTTTCGAGAGACGCTTCTCAATTCCGTAGGAGAGGAATGACGGCAGGATGGTCCCCACGCCGGGCAGCGTGCCCGCAAAAAATCCGAGAAGCGAGCCGCGCGCGATGGGCGCGGCGGATTCCTTCCACTCGGCGCGCGAGGGCAGCAGGCCGCGCAACGAAGTGGTGATTACTTCGGGCCTTTCGTTGCGATCAAGCTGGATCATCACTTCGGCGACGCCGAACAATCCCATCAGCACGGCGGAGAGATCGAGGCCGTCGGCCAGCGTGGCGCTGCCCAGAGTGAAGCGCGGCACGCCGGCCAGCGGATCCATCCCGATGGTGGCCAGCAGCAGGCCGACCAGAATCATCATGACGGATTTCCGGCCCGCCCCGCCCACCCCACTGGAAACGCTGCTGACCATTGCCAGGCCCAGCAGCAGCAGGCCGAACAGTTCCGGCGGACCGAAGCGCAGCGCGAAGCCGGCCAGCGGTGGCGCGAGCAGCGTGATGCCGATCACACCGGCGGTGCCCGCGATAAATGATCCGAAGGCGGCGATGCCCAGCGCCGCGCCCGCGCGTCCGCGCAGAGCCATCGCGTGGCCATCGAGACAAGTGACGACCGACGCCGCCTCGCCGGGAATATTCATTAGAATGGAAGTGGTCGAGCCGCCGTACATGGCGCCGTAGTAAATTCCAGCGAGCATGATGAGCGCCGCCGCGGGGCTTAAGGAATAACTCAGCGGGAACAGCAAGGCCATCGCGCCGACGGTGCCGATGCCGGGCAGCACGCCCACCAGCGTCCCCACCAGCACGCCCGCGAAGCAGGCCAGCAGATTGCCGGGAGCCAGCGCCACGGAGAAGCCGTGCGTCAGTCCCTGCGCGAGATTGTTCAGGATGTCCATTAGATTGTTCGGCAGATTGTCCGGCAGATTATCCGGCACTCCGTTCAGCTTACCGCATCCAATAGCCCGAGGGGAGTTGCACGTTTAGCAATTGGAACAGGCCAAATGCCGCCAGCGTGGCGATGGCGGAAGTCTGCATGGCGGTACGCCAGGATTTCATTTCGATGATGATGGTCTCGGCGGAGAAAAAGAAAAATGTCGCGAGAAGAAAACCCAGCGGGACCAACGCAGCGCAATAAGCGGCCAGCCCGAGGAAAGCCCACAAGGCCTGGCGCGAATGACTCGATCCAACTCCGTCCAGCGACACAGCCGCTTGCTCGCCGCGCGAGCGCCATGATAGCGCGGCAGCGGCAACGGCCAGCGTCCCGGCCAGCCAGAATGGGAAGAAGCCCGGACCGGGCCGCCCGGCTTCGCCGAGTCCCAAACGAGCCGCTTCCACGGCAGCGGCCGCGGCAATAAGCGCCAGCAACGCTGGCGGAACCCATCGCATTCGAGACACCCCCGCGCTGCTTGTTTCCATTGGCTACTTTTTGATTCCAAATTTTGCGACCGCATCGCGGATCATCTTCGCTTCGCTCGCGGCGAACTGCGCCGTGGCCGCGGCATCGCGATACTCGACCACATAGCCCGCATCGCGGACGGATTTTTGCACGGCGGGGTCCTTCATGGTTTCATCGAGGGCCGCGCTGAGCTTCGCGACGATCTCCGGCGGAGTGCCTTTGGGAAGGTACAGACCCGTCCAGATATTCAGCGCAACATCGGGGAATCCCATCTCGGCCATGGTGGGAATGTCGGGAAAATCCGGCAGACGTTGGGCGGACGTAGTGACCAAACCCACCAGCGAGCCGGAGCGAATGTCGGAGCCGACGAAGCCGAAGCCCGTGGCGGTGACATCCACGTGCCCGCCGAGCAGCGCGGTTTTGGCTGGCGCGGTGCCCTGAAACGGAATGTGGATGATCTCGAGTCCATAGGCCTGCCGCGCCAGTTCCATGGCGAAATACGAGATGGTGCCATTGCCCGCCGAGCCGTAGTTGAGCTTGCCGGGATTCTTCTTCGCATAGGCAACAAACTCTTCGAGTGTCTTCCAGCGGGGGTCGGGGCGCGAGGCGATCACGCTCATGTCGGAGACGTAGCTGCCGAGCGGCGTGAAGTCCTCCATCTTGTACGACAGATTCTCTTCCAGCGCGGGCAGCACAGTGAGCGTGTTATTGGTGGTAGCCAGCACGTGGTAGCCATCGACAGGCGCGTGCATTACGTACTCCGCGCCCAGCGCCCCGCCCGCGCCCGGCTTGTTCACCAACACGATGGACACGCCCAGCTTCTGGGACATCACCGGCTGAATAATGCGCGCAGCGGTATCGGCGGGGCCGCCCGGCGCGAAAGGAATGACAAATTCAATCTCGCGATTGGGAAACGGAGTCTCCCGCTTGCAGCCTGCGCCCACTACGGCAATCGCCACCACGAACATTAACATCCACACACTAATTCGCATTCAGTTTTGCCTGTCTTAAAATAAGTTCGCGCTCACCGAGCTAGACCATTTTGACGAATGATGTACCCAAATCAGAGCCCCGACTGCCAGAGAGGGGGCACGTTCGCCGAGGGGATATGATCGTTGGGCGTGCCCCTTCCCTTCCGGTCGGGGCTCTGATTAAACCACTGTCTGCGGACGCTTGCCCACGGCGGCTTCGTCGCGCAGCAGGTTGAGAATATCTTCGAGCGCCGAGTCGCCTGCGCCGGAGGGCTGCACGCGCTCGAAGCTATCGCGTGCTTTTTTGCGCCACAGCGGGGGCTTGGTGGCGTCGATGGCCATCTTGCCGCCGACGCGCATCACGGTAACTTCGGCGTCATTCACGCGTGGCACGGAAATGTCCAGCGGATGAATGCGCTCATGCGGAATGATAATAATGTCGCGCTCCGGGTTCACGCGCGTGGAGATGGCCCAGAACACTTCCTTGGGATCATGGATGTTCACGTCCTCATCGACGGCGATGACAATTTTGGGATGCAGATTGGGGCTAGACAGCGCTGCCAGCAGCACGTCGCGCGCCTGGCCGTCCCAGCGCGGCGTCATCTGAATGAACACCGTGAACAGCGTGGCGTAGCGCGGGATGTAGACTTCATGCACGTCGGACTTGCCATGCACGTCGCGCAGACGATTGTAGAGCGTGGCCTCCATGGCCAGCGAAACCAAATCCTGATGATCGGTGAAGCAGGTTGATTGCACGTGGCGGAAGATGGGGTTCTTGCGATGCGTGATGGCGGTGATCTCCCACACCGGCGCGGGGCCTTCCGCGCCCTGGCGATAGGTGGTGAACTCGCCGAACGGGCCTTCCTGCTCGCGCACGTTGGGGCGCACGATGCCTTCGATGATGATCTCGGCGTGCGCGGGAACTTCCAACTCAATCGTCTCGCACGGGACCATCTCGAGTTCTTCGCCGAGCACGCCGGCGGCCAGCTCCAGCTCGTCCCAGGAATCGTGCTGCCCGCTGTAGTTCGAGAGAATTTCGTAGGCCGGGTGCAGACCAATGGCGTAGGCCATGGGCATTGCTTCGCCGCGCTCCTGATATTTTAGGTAGTGCGCCCAGTTGTGCCGCGCCGCCATCCAGAAGGGCATGCGCCGCGGCTCCTTCACCATGGCGCGGATCATGGCCTCGTTGCGGATGCCGGTTTCAGGGTCTTTGGTGATGGTAACGCCGGAACCAATGTAGCGGCCCGCGTCGCCGATGGAATGAATCGGCACGGGCAATTTGGTAACGTCGGCGGCCTCGCCGATCAGCTTCACTTCCTTGCACGGCCCGTCGGCGACCATCTTCGATTTGCCGGGGCCGACGCGAAACATGCGCTCGGCGAGATAGGAATTCAGTTTGCGCGGATCGGGCGCGCCGATGGCCAGCGCCTGCAATTCGCGGTTCACCAGCAGACGGTCGCACAGACGCCAGCCGGGAAAGCCCTTCAGATTATTCAGCAGGAATGGGTGGCGGCTCTCCGAGCTGAGAATGCCCACTTGATTGATCGGGTCGATGGGATCATCAATCTCAATGACGCGTTCGCCGGCCTGCTGCAAAAATGATCTCAATGTTGCTGGCATCTCTTTATGTTTCCTCTATGACATTTATCGTATCGCTACAGCCCATTCGCCTAGGTAGCCACGGTCAGCGTTTTTCCTGGCCGTGGGATTTTCCTGTTGGATCAATATCCCACAACCAAAAACCCACGGCGAGAAACCCGCTCGCCGTGGCTACCAGTGCCTCCATTACGTCAACCCAAAAACAGGCTAGGAGAAGTATGAGCGAAGGTCGTTGCGGTCGCGCTCCAGCCATTTGACGTTGGAGCGGATGGCTTCCAGCGATTTGTCGATGGCGCGCTCCATGCCCGGACCGCGGCGGGACTTCAGGAACTTTTCGGCGTCAGCCAACTCGGCCTTGCTGGTGAAGCCGGTGCAGACGGCGATGCAGCGATTCAGCAGGTTCAACCCGCCGCCGTGATAGCGCGTTACAAACGTCTTCCAATTTTTCTTGAGGAAGCGCCAGGCGAGGCCGCGGCCCAGCGGATGAGACGCGGCGTTGGCCAGCGCCAGCCAGGTGTCCTGCGAACGGACTTCGCTCGATAGCGCGAACTCCAGATACTCGCCGAGAATTTTCTTGTCGCGGAAGTTTCCGCAGGCGCGCAGCACGCGCGTCTTCTCCTCGTGCAGGTCGGTGGAGCGATAGAGCTTGCGCAACTGCTCCCACTCGCGCGCTCCGCCGTTCTCGGCAATCAGCGAATAGACGGGCTGGCGCAGATCGGGATCGAGCGGGTCGCCGGCAAGAAATTTCTTGAAGCGCTTGCGGGCCTCGGCGATGGTCGCTGCGTCGCCGTACGCGCCCAACTGGCGCAGCGCCATGGAGCGCAGCATCATGTCGAGGTGGCCGTCCTGCGGGCGACGCTCCCAGCCCATCTCAAAAGCGATGGGCGCGAAGAACTCACGCGCGGCGGCGGTGAGCTTCAGGTGAAATTTTTCGCGCGAGAGTTGATTGTCGAGCGAGCCGAAAACTCCGGCCACGGTCAGCCATACGCTGAAGTCAGTCTCGAAGCGATAGGCCTCCAGCACGCGCAGGGCCGAGGAACTGCGCACCACCCCGGCGCGGGCCAGCGCGAAGGCATCGTCGAGCAAGCAGAGCCGGTCGACGGCGGGCAGTTGCTTCTCAACCACGGCGGTGATGAGATGGTCGAGCATCTCGTCAGGGTATGCAGTGCGATAGAAGCCGCTCTGGCGCGGATTGATCTTCACCCACTCGCCTTCATTCGCTTCCACCGTCATGCGATGCGTGCGCTTGGTCATGGTCTCGTAAGTGGGTTCGCCCTTGGCTCCGGCAGGCGATCCCACTTGTACGCCGACGGGAATCTGCCACAGGGTTTTCTTCGAGTCGCGGCTGCCGTCAATGAAGAAACGTTTTTGTTCCAGATCGAGTTGCAGCAGGTTGTGTCCGCCAACTTTTTTGCGCTGGCTCTTCACCATCAGCACGGGATAGCCGGGCTGGCGCGTGTAGCCCGCCATCATTTTCTTGATGGGCTTGCCGGAGACCTTTTCGAGCGCGCTCCACAGGTCCATGGTGGCGGCGTTGCCAAAGGCGTTCACCGAGAGGTAGCGGTTCAGGCCCTTGCGAAAACTCTCTTCGCCGAGGTAGTGCTCCACCATGCGATTGACCACGGAGCCTTTGCTATAGGAAATTGCGTCGAAGACCTCGCGAATCTCGTGCGGATTCTTCACCTGGACTTCCACCGGATGGGTGTTGCGCAGGGAATCCTCATGCAGCGCGGCGACGTATTCATCGTGGACGAACGTCATCCACGTCTCCCATGAAGGGTGGCAATGGTCGGTGGCTTTGGGTCCCATGTAAGACGCGAAGCCTTCGTTGAGCCACAGGTCGGTCCACCAGTCCATGGTGGTGTAATTGCCGAACCACTGATGCGCCAGTTCGTGATCCACCACAGAGGCAACGCGCAGGCGCGCCGCCTGCGAAGAGTTCACGGGG from Acidobacteriota bacterium includes these protein-coding regions:
- a CDS encoding ankyrin repeat domain-containing protein, translated to MTMDTNQTQSLHDAYVRGDVEAIRRLMDDPPDFPNTRGPMGIGEIVLEYAIYWSPFLAIKQLLEMSANPNYGAVNSGGGGAADGIDHAGFPSLIAALSTKRDDKLAIVELLLALGADIQQRGHNDWTPLHWAAATNEPAAVELLLKHGADPHARTRIDNLETPLDEAERAGHAEVVKLLRGVA
- a CDS encoding tripartite tricarboxylate transporter TctB family protein, whose product is METSSAGVSRMRWVPPALLALIAAAAAVEAARLGLGEAGRPGPGFFPFWLAGTLAVAAAALSWRSRGEQAAVSLDGVGSSHSRQALWAFLGLAAYCAALVPLGFLLATFFFFSAETIIIEMKSWRTAMQTSAIATLAAFGLFQLLNVQLPSGYWMR
- a CDS encoding acyl-CoA thioesterase, with the translated sequence MSEVPTNSPHAEGAPRKFTTKIHVYWHDCDAARIAYYGNFLKWLEMAEEDLFLSRGRTRSDVYLGLNIGFPRVEVWIRYRKPARLSDTLEVTLEVEKRTRTSLVLRVEMRRQGETDLVAEATSRLVCINREFQPVAIPDEMLKLLDGYLPSVTTHTHDEVAPHPDAPRKKERNSW
- a CDS encoding tripartite tricarboxylate transporter substrate binding protein, with amino-acid sequence MRISVWMLMFVVAIAVVGAGCKRETPFPNREIEFVIPFAPGGPADTAARIIQPVMSQKLGVSIVLVNKPGAGGALGAEYVMHAPVDGYHVLATTNNTLTVLPALEENLSYKMEDFTPLGSYVSDMSVIASRPDPRWKTLEEFVAYAKKNPGKLNYGSAGNGTISYFAMELARQAYGLEIIHIPFQGTAPAKTALLGGHVDVTATGFGFVGSDIRSGSLVGLVTTSAQRLPDFPDIPTMAEMGFPDVALNIWTGLYLPKGTPPEIVAKLSAALDETMKDPAVQKSVRDAGYVVEYRDAAATAQFAASEAKMIRDAVAKFGIKK
- a CDS encoding 2,3,4,5-tetrahydropyridine-2,6-dicarboxylate N-succinyltransferase produces the protein MESLFNQKPESYGQEFFDAFEELKAALNAGSVRSAEPDAASPTGWRVNAWVKKGILLGFRLGRIENMSADHGRFPFFDKHTYPLKKFGPDGNASGVRIVPGGSSIRDGCYVAKGVTCMPPMYINAGAYIGEGTMIDSHALVGSCAQVGARVHLSAASQLGGVLEPVGALPVIVEDDVLIGGNCGIYEGTVIKRRAVIGAGTILTGATPVYDLVRGEVIRREAGSPLIIPENAVVVPGSRAVTTGWGKDAGLSLYTPVIVKYRDAKTDQSIQLEDLLR
- a CDS encoding M1 family peptidase, translating into MPVRNPFLLPTNVVPSHYNIELKPDLGKFTFSGSEKITVQVKQTTRRIVLHSVDLKIARAQIVQKGSGAEQAAAKIRYDAKMEAAVIDFPKPLKKGAAVLALEFTGELNDKMHGFYRTAYTVNGEKHWGAATQFEATDARRAFPCWDEPAAKATFRIALDVPRHLTALSNMPIVAESPAGEGRKRVQYDTTPIMSTYLVAIVVAELECIEGKDSKGVPIRIWTSLGKKEQGRFALDQSTHTLAYFADWFGIPYAFPKLDQVALPDFASGAMENWGLVTYRETALLVDPVNSSQAARLRVASVVDHELAHQWFGNYTTMDWWTDLWLNEGFASYMGPKATDHCHPSWETWMTFVHDEYVAALHEDSLRNTHPVEVQVKNPHEIREVFDAISYSKGSVVNRMVEHYLGEESFRKGLNRYLSVNAFGNAATMDLWSALEKVSGKPIKKMMAGYTRQPGYPVLMVKSQRKKVGGHNLLQLDLEQKRFFIDGSRDSKKTLWQIPVGVQVGSPAGAKGEPTYETMTKRTHRMTVEANEGEWVKINPRQSGFYRTAYPDEMLDHLITAVVEKQLPAVDRLCLLDDAFALARAGVVRSSSALRVLEAYRFETDFSVWLTVAGVFGSLDNQLSREKFHLKLTAAAREFFAPIAFEMGWERRPQDGHLDMMLRSMALRQLGAYGDAATIAEARKRFKKFLAGDPLDPDLRQPVYSLIAENGGAREWEQLRKLYRSTDLHEEKTRVLRACGNFRDKKILGEYLEFALSSEVRSQDTWLALANAASHPLGRGLAWRFLKKNWKTFVTRYHGGGLNLLNRCIAVCTGFTSKAELADAEKFLKSRRGPGMERAIDKSLEAIRSNVKWLERDRNDLRSYFS
- the pheA gene encoding prephenate dehydratase, giving the protein MARKLRVGFQGELGAFSQKAAVKLAGPEIDLAPQKTFLDMFRALTAKRIDYAIVPIENTLAGSVHENYDLLLKYHLHILAETSVQITHNLIVNKGVSLRAIRKVYSHPVALRQCLKYLDKHRQWDVVTYYDTAGSVKMITEQGLTDSAAIASEISASIYGAKLLVKNIGDDKENYTRFFLLGRKRLGEKPLAHLPKKAVKTSIAFATHNIPGALARCLSVFAMRDISLTKIESRPFKGRPFEYLFYLDFLGTPSDAAARSALKHLDEITEFVRVFGSYPTI
- a CDS encoding tripartite tricarboxylate transporter permease, producing MDILNNLAQGLTHGFSVALAPGNLLACFAGVLVGTLVGVLPGIGTVGAMALLFPLSYSLSPAAALIMLAGIYYGAMYGGSTTSILMNIPGEAASVVTCLDGHAMALRGRAGAALGIAAFGSFIAGTAGVIGITLLAPPLAGFALRFGPPELFGLLLLGLAMVSSVSSGVGGAGRKSVMMILVGLLLATIGMDPLAGVPRFTLGSATLADGLDLSAVLMGLFGVAEVMIQLDRNERPEVITTSLRGLLPSRAEWKESAAPIARGSLLGFFAGTLPGVGTILPSFLSYGIEKRLSKHPEQFGHGAIAGVAGPESANNAATAGSMIPLLTLGVPPNAVMAILMGAFLVHGVQPGPLLVTEHPDIFWGVIASMYVGNAMLLLLNLPLIGLWVQLLRVPFARLAPVILLLCVAGVYSVTSNIWSVAVMLAFGAAGYLMKRWDYDAVPLVLAFVLGRMMEETFRQSLLLSRGSLSIFVTRPIAAVALLVAAAVVITPLLVKRNPIAGSA
- a CDS encoding UbiD family decarboxylase; amino-acid sequence: MPATLRSFLQQAGERVIEIDDPIDPINQVGILSSESRHPFLLNNLKGFPGWRLCDRLLVNRELQALAIGAPDPRKLNSYLAERMFRVGPGKSKMVADGPCKEVKLIGEAADVTKLPVPIHSIGDAGRYIGSGVTITKDPETGIRNEAMIRAMVKEPRRMPFWMAARHNWAHYLKYQERGEAMPMAYAIGLHPAYEILSNYSGQHDSWDELELAAGVLGEELEMVPCETIELEVPAHAEIIIEGIVRPNVREQEGPFGEFTTYRQGAEGPAPVWEITAITHRKNPIFRHVQSTCFTDHQDLVSLAMEATLYNRLRDVHGKSDVHEVYIPRYATLFTVFIQMTPRWDGQARDVLLAALSSPNLHPKIVIAVDEDVNIHDPKEVFWAISTRVNPERDIIIIPHERIHPLDISVPRVNDAEVTVMRVGGKMAIDATKPPLWRKKARDSFERVQPSGAGDSALEDILNLLRDEAAVGKRPQTVV